A single Crateriforma conspicua DNA region contains:
- a CDS encoding ExbD/TolR family protein → MAVKIKKSSAAGTLSLTPLIDVVFLLLIFFLVTSEFEDEERRLDIVLPTATSATPMISRPREIIIDVDSSGQVFMRGEPTDLVNLEQLLIKAVADNPADQSVVIRADREASFQPVVSVMDVCNSTGVADYSVTTREGPAE, encoded by the coding sequence GTGGCGGTAAAGATCAAGAAATCGTCGGCCGCCGGGACGCTCAGTTTGACGCCGTTGATTGACGTCGTTTTTCTGTTGCTGATTTTCTTCCTGGTGACCAGCGAGTTCGAGGACGAAGAACGTCGCTTGGACATTGTCCTGCCGACCGCGACCAGTGCGACGCCGATGATCAGTCGGCCTCGTGAAATCATCATTGATGTCGATTCGTCGGGCCAAGTATTTATGCGTGGTGAACCGACCGATTTGGTGAATTTGGAACAGTTGCTGATCAAAGCGGTGGCCGACAATCCGGCGGATCAATCGGTGGTCATCCGGGCGGATCGTGAAGCCAGTTTTCAACCGGTCGTCAGCGTGATGGATGTTTGTAATTCCACCGGCGTTGCTGATTACAGCGTGACCACGCGCGAGGGGCCTGCCGAGTGA
- a CDS encoding MotA/TolQ/ExbB proton channel family protein, whose product MRKDSQASAEQYDNDLPDSPVESGGVLPICFGILAAGAFYAAAYVLPWAPIQRYFLGHAVAVAATVLFFVALASLVAKGIQVRAQTRRTLAIRDSDLTPELPPVGQASPTDRYRDRHDVRFVAQRWSETLAELPDSVRNSLLVQRLREVLHRQSLRGNAAHLADDLREVAGRDADASHDSFGLVRIIVWAIPMLGFLGTVIGITQTLGGLDFTDGAAAVDRLKSGLYVAFDTTALGLVLSVVAIFLQFPVERSEQRLLATIDKRVGPLLSAHLPSEDKEGNTTDLIVSLCDGIRTAVAQSLASQTDLWRQTIDVANEHWKSVHETDADRFADAIENTLSQTLRRHSDAIAGSLHAFNSGNEKMVDLQQDLISHTEKLALLYHQTDKLHTAQGALDANLERLAMAQQQIGIAADADQRHAAMSDAVRTLARAVDFLSARMAEPGTKMPSQIGRAA is encoded by the coding sequence GTGAGAAAGGATTCTCAGGCGTCAGCCGAACAGTACGACAATGATTTGCCCGATTCCCCGGTCGAATCCGGTGGCGTGTTGCCGATCTGCTTTGGCATTTTGGCCGCCGGGGCGTTTTACGCAGCCGCCTACGTCTTGCCCTGGGCCCCGATTCAGCGTTACTTCCTGGGGCACGCCGTCGCGGTGGCCGCCACGGTTCTGTTTTTCGTGGCGCTGGCCAGCTTGGTCGCCAAAGGAATCCAGGTCCGTGCCCAAACCCGCCGCACGCTGGCGATTCGCGATTCGGACCTCACGCCCGAACTACCGCCGGTCGGCCAGGCATCGCCCACCGATCGCTACCGCGACCGCCACGACGTCCGGTTCGTCGCCCAGCGTTGGTCAGAAACGTTGGCTGAATTACCCGATTCGGTGCGCAACAGCCTGTTGGTGCAACGGTTGCGCGAGGTCCTGCATCGCCAATCGCTGCGAGGCAACGCTGCCCACTTGGCCGATGATTTACGCGAAGTGGCCGGACGTGACGCCGACGCATCGCACGATTCGTTCGGCCTGGTCCGAATCATCGTCTGGGCCATCCCGATGCTGGGATTCTTGGGTACGGTGATCGGGATCACCCAAACCCTGGGCGGCCTGGACTTCACCGATGGTGCCGCGGCGGTCGACCGACTGAAGAGTGGTTTGTATGTCGCCTTTGACACGACCGCCTTGGGGCTGGTCCTGTCGGTCGTCGCAATCTTCTTACAGTTCCCGGTGGAACGCAGCGAACAACGCTTGCTGGCCACCATCGACAAACGTGTCGGGCCGTTGCTGTCAGCGCATCTGCCCAGCGAAGACAAGGAAGGCAACACCACCGATCTGATCGTCAGCCTGTGCGACGGTATTCGAACCGCGGTGGCCCAGTCACTGGCCAGCCAGACCGATCTGTGGCGTCAAACCATCGATGTCGCCAACGAACATTGGAAAAGCGTTCATGAAACTGACGCGGACCGATTCGCCGACGCGATCGAAAACACGCTATCGCAAACACTGCGTCGCCACAGCGACGCGATCGCTGGATCACTGCACGCATTCAACAGCGGCAATGAAAAGATGGTCGATCTGCAGCAGGACCTGATCTCGCACACCGAGAAATTGGCGTTGCTGTATCACCAAACCGACAAGCTTCATACCGCCCAAGGTGCCTTGGACGCCAACCTGGAACGTCTGGCCATGGCCCAGCAACAAATCGGCATCGCCGCCGATGCCGACCAGCGTCATGCCGCCATGTCCGATGCCGTTCGCACTTTGGCCCGGGCCGTCGACTTTTTGTCCGCTCGGATGGCTGAACCGGGAACCAAGATGCCTTCGCAAATCGGTCGTGCGGCATGA
- a CDS encoding prenyltransferase/squalene oxidase repeat-containing protein, producing the protein MTDDGLGFSDDPVDGGSSRMWPLDVALVSVAALILYIVFTQLRFDDPRLVHNAWTYAIAVPVGTLALAVLLHNVVSQNVQKSIQLGFLTSVFVHLLLLLVAVRWVIFPAYFPEAFRGAKSQRNPIRKTVPEYVFEVTKQTPDTPDWAQPVTATSADRSTQGADTTQPDPGKRYTPPVPLADLQPESSQQPFVLPRDAPSEAQPNLQNDPSTPPRRSRDVAQTPPVSASPTAPDLKPVMPAPVQADVAERSFADSKIPKRPDTAAMPMADIPLQPSDPASVASQRAVDTPAVPRTTADLDMAMPRVAETVMTPRRSQRMRPDQPLGAVPSAPSVSIARLMNDQSRRLAPERSTAESGDRPSRSPDLRQTFPQLPGAVPGDPMVMQSEPLLAGPRRSDSPELPKVTDNGAASHRLATPVPRQSATVDVAGSAVDIPNVSPKDPGEASSQSFAARDQINEPMTRRAPSTLAAPTGLPGPPMPAPATLPGLPMPSPAMDATPMGGGLDQPLIASLDTMRRPRRRVDSGGPIPPAGSQVQPVKPFDRRTQRTDSSAPPTAAGMVGPETEEAIERGLAFLAELQNENGSWSLQGHGEDVILRSDTAATGLCLLAFQGAGYTHKQHQYAGVVAKGLQFLRNVQRTNGDLYKSEDPVSNRNVALYSHGIAALALSEAFGMTQDPELREPAQMALDYIAATQHRRRGGWRYTPQVSADTSVTGWMMMALKSGELAGLDVNPDAYAGIRRWLGYARQDADREDRYRYDPFAPDTPAQRHGRFVTPTMTSVGILMRMYLGWSRNREEMKSAAEYLLQYPPQIGTPRSPQRDTYYWYYATQVMFHMGGDYWERWNRSLNPVLLSGQVKRGANAGSWDPNLPVADRWAPHAGRLYVTTMNLLNLEVYYRHLPIYEDTAK; encoded by the coding sequence GTGACCGACGACGGTTTGGGATTCAGCGATGATCCGGTCGACGGTGGTTCGTCCCGGATGTGGCCACTGGACGTGGCCCTGGTCAGTGTGGCGGCGCTGATTCTGTACATCGTCTTTACCCAGCTAAGGTTTGATGATCCACGCTTGGTTCACAACGCGTGGACCTATGCGATCGCGGTCCCGGTGGGGACGTTGGCATTGGCGGTCTTGCTGCACAATGTGGTCAGCCAGAATGTGCAGAAATCGATTCAGCTTGGTTTTCTGACCAGCGTCTTTGTACACCTGTTGTTGCTGTTGGTTGCCGTCCGTTGGGTCATCTTTCCCGCCTATTTTCCCGAGGCATTTCGCGGTGCAAAGTCACAGCGGAATCCGATCCGTAAAACCGTTCCCGAATACGTTTTCGAGGTCACCAAACAAACGCCCGACACACCGGACTGGGCACAGCCGGTGACGGCAACGTCGGCCGATCGGTCGACCCAGGGCGCCGACACCACCCAGCCGGACCCGGGCAAGCGATACACGCCGCCGGTCCCTCTGGCTGATTTGCAACCGGAATCTTCGCAACAGCCATTCGTGCTGCCCCGCGATGCACCGTCCGAAGCACAGCCCAATTTGCAGAACGATCCGTCCACGCCTCCGCGACGTTCCCGCGATGTCGCCCAGACGCCTCCAGTCAGTGCATCGCCGACGGCACCTGATTTAAAGCCGGTTATGCCGGCTCCGGTGCAAGCCGATGTCGCTGAAAGGTCCTTTGCCGATTCGAAGATCCCAAAGCGTCCTGATACGGCCGCGATGCCGATGGCGGACATCCCGCTGCAGCCATCCGATCCCGCTTCGGTGGCATCGCAGCGCGCGGTCGATACGCCGGCGGTGCCACGAACGACGGCCGACTTGGACATGGCGATGCCACGAGTTGCTGAAACTGTGATGACGCCACGCCGCAGTCAACGAATGCGGCCGGACCAACCACTCGGTGCGGTTCCCTCGGCACCATCGGTATCGATAGCACGTTTGATGAACGACCAGTCACGCCGACTTGCACCGGAGCGTTCAACGGCTGAATCAGGTGATCGCCCCAGTCGAAGCCCCGACCTTCGTCAGACGTTTCCGCAGTTGCCTGGCGCGGTTCCAGGAGATCCGATGGTCATGCAATCGGAACCCTTGCTGGCGGGGCCGCGACGCAGCGATTCGCCTGAATTGCCCAAAGTGACTGACAACGGCGCGGCGTCGCACCGTTTGGCCACGCCTGTGCCGCGTCAATCGGCCACGGTCGACGTCGCGGGATCCGCGGTGGACATCCCCAACGTTTCCCCGAAGGACCCTGGTGAAGCATCGTCCCAGTCATTCGCTGCACGTGATCAGATCAACGAACCGATGACCCGTCGGGCTCCATCGACGTTGGCGGCGCCGACGGGGTTGCCGGGGCCACCGATGCCCGCGCCGGCCACGTTGCCCGGGTTGCCGATGCCATCGCCTGCGATGGACGCGACGCCGATGGGCGGTGGACTGGACCAGCCTTTGATCGCATCACTGGATACGATGCGTCGCCCCCGACGTCGCGTTGATAGTGGTGGCCCCATTCCACCGGCCGGCAGCCAAGTTCAACCCGTCAAACCGTTCGATCGTCGGACGCAACGAACCGATTCGTCCGCGCCACCCACGGCGGCGGGAATGGTTGGTCCGGAAACGGAAGAAGCGATTGAACGTGGGTTGGCATTTCTGGCCGAACTGCAAAACGAAAACGGCAGTTGGTCGCTTCAAGGACATGGTGAAGACGTGATCTTGCGTAGCGACACTGCCGCCACCGGGCTTTGCTTGTTGGCCTTTCAAGGTGCCGGGTACACGCACAAGCAACACCAGTATGCCGGTGTTGTCGCCAAGGGATTGCAGTTTTTGCGTAATGTTCAGCGGACCAACGGTGATCTTTACAAATCCGAAGATCCGGTCAGCAATCGCAACGTGGCTTTGTACAGTCACGGAATCGCCGCGTTGGCGTTAAGTGAAGCGTTTGGGATGACTCAAGATCCCGAGCTGCGCGAACCCGCGCAGATGGCACTGGATTACATTGCCGCGACCCAGCACCGGCGCCGTGGCGGCTGGCGGTACACGCCGCAAGTCAGTGCCGACACCAGCGTGACGGGCTGGATGATGATGGCCTTGAAAAGCGGTGAACTGGCCGGCTTGGATGTAAATCCGGACGCGTATGCAGGGATCCGCCGTTGGCTGGGTTACGCGCGGCAAGATGCGGATCGCGAAGACCGCTATCGTTATGACCCTTTCGCCCCGGACACGCCCGCCCAGCGACACGGCAGGTTTGTGACACCGACGATGACCAGTGTCGGCATTTTGATGCGGATGTATTTGGGGTGGAGCCGTAATCGCGAAGAGATGAAATCCGCTGCGGAATACCTGCTGCAGTACCCACCACAGATCGGGACGCCGCGGTCCCCACAACGCGATACCTATTATTGGTACTACGCCACCCAAGTCATGTTTCATATGGGCGGTGATTATTGGGAACGTTGGAATCGTTCGCTGAACCCCGTCTTGTTGTCAGGGCAGGTCAAACGCGGCGCCAACGCCGGTAGCTGGGATCCGAACTTGCCGGTCGCTGATCGTTGGGCACCGCATGCGGGACGCTTGTACGTCACGACGATGAACTTGTTGAATCTAGAAGTCTACTATCGGCATCTGCCGATTTACGAAGACACCGCAAAGTAA